The proteins below are encoded in one region of Cyanobacterium stanieri LEGE 03274:
- a CDS encoding AMIN domain-containing protein gives MKFYSFILSCLTFIFLTTPAFAGRLISWRFEANQNRLVFTTDRSVQPTAQLISNPTRLVIDLPGTNLGRGTINENLGSLITNLRIGQFDSNTTRVVVEIAQGYTIDPQKVRVQGISPTQWSVDIPQPERITTPAPIPPRNNNNSSNATPPRNTPNTTSSNTNERAPFQIASSGILMNIDGNSNNSIRYSRSSDRTEIEFELQGISLDNQLIDSWDVNQYGVSSIDIRQKRTSPPVASVKMNVNPDSPDWQANFSRMGGLLLWPQGGIGRVESLSSNAGTKSVGTITVAQATPTPRPSNNSSQGKTIIESINLENNDLLIRANQSLRASGTWSQQDGTYQIRLNNADLSPNFQNPQLLSNSPLSRLRIWQPDDNTVILLVQPSPGVRIGRLNQPNDRSVSLSLLGGRTISTNNTVRNNPPVVNDPTNNTAAIPVTPPPR, from the coding sequence ATTTATTCTCAGTTGCTTAACCTTTATATTTTTAACAACTCCTGCCTTTGCAGGAAGATTAATTTCTTGGCGTTTTGAAGCAAATCAAAATCGCTTAGTTTTCACCACCGATAGAAGTGTTCAACCCACCGCCCAACTAATCTCTAACCCTACCCGTTTAGTAATCGATTTACCCGGAACAAATTTAGGTAGGGGGACGATTAACGAAAACTTAGGTAGTTTAATCACTAACTTAAGAATTGGTCAATTTGACAGTAATACCACTAGGGTAGTGGTAGAAATCGCCCAAGGTTACACTATCGATCCTCAAAAAGTTAGGGTTCAAGGAATTTCGCCCACCCAGTGGAGTGTTGATATTCCCCAACCAGAAAGAATTACCACCCCCGCGCCAATTCCCCCTCGTAACAACAATAATTCTTCCAATGCCACTCCCCCTAGAAATACCCCTAATACAACCTCTAGTAATACTAATGAGCGAGCGCCCTTTCAAATAGCCTCCAGTGGTATTTTAATGAACATTGATGGTAATTCTAATAATTCTATTCGTTATAGTCGTAGTAGCGATCGCACCGAAATCGAATTTGAACTACAAGGCATCAGCCTAGACAACCAATTAATCGACTCATGGGATGTAAATCAATACGGCGTAAGCTCCATTGATATTCGCCAAAAACGTACATCACCCCCCGTCGCCTCGGTGAAAATGAATGTTAACCCCGACAGCCCCGATTGGCAAGCGAACTTTAGCCGTATGGGAGGACTACTATTGTGGCCCCAAGGGGGCATTGGGCGAGTAGAATCCCTTTCTAGCAACGCAGGAACAAAATCCGTGGGAACTATCACCGTTGCCCAAGCCACCCCCACCCCTCGTCCATCCAACAACAGTAGCCAAGGGAAAACTATTATTGAATCCATTAACCTAGAAAATAATGATTTACTCATCAGAGCTAATCAAAGTTTAAGGGCTAGTGGTACTTGGTCACAACAAGACGGCACCTATCAAATTCGTCTCAACAATGCCGATTTATCCCCCAATTTCCAAAATCCCCAACTTTTGAGCAATAGCCCCCTTTCTCGGCTACGTATTTGGCAACCAGACGATAACACCGTAATTTTATTAGTTCAACCCTCCCCCGGAGTCAGAATTGGACGCTTAAACCAACCAAACGATCGCTCCGTAAGCCTTTCTCTTTTGGGAGGGCGCACCATCTCCACCAATAACACCGTCAGGAATAATCCCCCCGTTGTTAACGATCCCACCAACAACACCGCCGCCATACCCGTTACCCCTCCCCCCAGAA